The Chiloscyllium punctatum isolate Juve2018m chromosome 15, sChiPun1.3, whole genome shotgun sequence sequence AGAAccttcccctggattctggaagcttcTGTGATTCTCTCCTTATTTCTATAGTGATGAAACCGCACCAAGATAGGACGAGGACATTGGTCCAGACCTAACCTCCGCGCCATGGCGTGGTGAGCCCCCTTAATCTTCAAGCCTCTCATTCCTGCCTCCAAGTTAAGGGATTTTGGCAACCTGTCCTCAATAAATTCCACTAGCCGCAACTAGGAATTTCAGCAACCAGCCTGGCCTCAGATGTACCTCTTCCCTTCGCATCCCTGGACTGCGAAAACCAAGGTAAGTTGCTCCCTGACAGTTTCCTGGGACTCCACGACCTTTCCAGAGTTGCAGGATATCACGATGATCTGCGTAGGGTGGGCTATGACTTTGCCCAATTTGCGATGCACAATCTTCCTAGATCGCCACCATCGTGGATCCCCCTCTGTTACTTTATTAAGTAATCCTTTGCTGATTTGGAAAAAGTATCAATATTCTGGCCTACATTAATTTTGTTGAAGTTGCATTGGAAATTGGCAAggcttcttctggaatattgtgtccagttttggttgcccagttatagaaaggatattattaagccggAGAGGAtttggaagagatttaccaggatgttgccaggtatggaaggcaTGAGTTATAAATAAAGGCTGAGACTTTTTTGACTGGGGCAtaggaggtgaccttatagaagttgatACAACCattaggggtatagatagagttaatggtagttgtcttttccctaagattgggggagttcaaaacaagggggcacatttttaaggtgagaggaaaaagaattgaagaatgacatgaggggcatttttttttaaaacacagagggtaggtcacatgtggaatgaacatcctgaggaagtggtagatgtgggtacaattacaacaatgaaaagacatttggataagtacatgcataggaaagatttggaggatatgatccaggagcaggcaggtgggacaatttagtttgagattatagttggcatggactggttggaccgaagggatctttccatgctgtatgactctatttcatTCAGTTTTGTACTACCCTTACTTAGCCATAGATGTGTATTCTTCTATACAGTCTTTCTTCCTCAATAGAATACATATTGTTTGAGAGCTATGACATATCCCATAAATGTTTGCTATTATTTTTAAGCTGGTTTATCTTTTAACCTTTTCAGCCTGTCAACTTTAGCTAACTCTGTCTTCATGTGTTGCATTTCAACTTGGCAAGCCAGTGGGAAAGTATTGGCCACAATAATTTATTCATGCATACAGAAAGGGTCAGTCTTAAATATTCTAAGACTAAACTCTGGGAAAAAAACTCATAAGCTCTCATCTATTTCACATCTTTTGAACTTACAACTGTATGTTATCCAAACGTCACATCTCCTACAGTGGTTGCATCGGGGCATTGTTTGTGTCCATCTTTATTCTGTAAAAGTGCAATCTACTTACATTTATTGTGGTAGGAACACTAACGGAATCTATATTTATTAAAATCCCTTTCAGATTTAAACCATTCAATACCCTTGTAATTACACTTGTTTAGGTTTATGACATTTATGGCCCACATTTCTCACTCTTAATTTGAATGTGAAACTTTCATCATGTTATAGTTGCTATTCCTTAGAGAATTATTTACTGCAAGATCATTAATTAATCCTGCCTCATTATACATACCATATCCAAACAGCCTGGTAGTTCCAGAATGCATTGTTTTAAATGCAATCTAATTGAGTTTACCTTTGTCAATTTACTTTATTTTCAATTGATATTAGATTAAAATAATCCATGACTGTTTCAGGATCTTTCTTGCAAGCTCCCACTAATTTTTTGATTTATACTCTGTTGGATTGTGCACCTACCTTTTAGGGCCCTACACGCTGTGTGATTTCATTCCTTCTAAAAGTGTTGCTAAAAATAGTAGTAGGTATATTGGTATTAATTTAGCAAATTTcactagattcaggaaaggttcCATCAAACTGGAAAGTAACAAATATAGCTCCACTACTCAAGAAACGAGGGATGCAGAAAACAAGAAACTAAAGGCCAATTAACCCAACATCTCTCACAGGGAAGCTGTTGGAATACATCATTAAAGAGACAGAGACATTTGGAAAaactgagggaaaaaaaaacaggaagaggcagcatggttttatgaaagcaAAATTTAGAGTTTATGGAAGACTGCAAGTGCACTGGATAAAGAGGAACCTGTAAATGTATTTTACATTTTAGCAAGGTGCCTCAAtggttattgtggaaaataataACTCACAGTGTAAGAAGTAATGCACTAATATGGCTAGAAGGTTGCCTTGCTGGTAGGAATTAGACTGTATACATTGATGAAAATTGAaggaactatggatgctggaaatcagaaacagaaattgctgaaaaaggtccgcaggtccagcagcatctattGAGAGATATCAGTTAATGTCTCGGGTCCAGCAAGCCTTCCTTAGAACTTCctacagttctgaggaaaggtcgctggacccgaaatgttaattctgatttctctccacagatgctgccagacctgctgagcttttccagcaattttcagTTTTGTGTTTGCATTATGCTTAGATGGATTTTTATCTGATTGGTAGAATTAATGACAGGAACCCACAATGGTCTATTTTGGGGCTTCCAAGTTTTTATGGTTCAAGTGAATGATGTGGATGAAGGGAAAGAAGGCATAGTCACTAAATTTGCTGACACCAAGATCTTTTACAACTATATGTTGTTAAGGCATAAGTCAGTTGCAGACAGATATTGATAGATTGAGAATGTGTGCAATGATGTAGTAGAATGAATGAAAatatgaagttattcactttggcagCAAGCATGAAAAagtaaaatattatttaaatagagaatgactgcagaattccAATGTGCAGAGGAATTTAGGTGTTCTAATATGAGTCACAAAGCCTTGATAATGCAGGTACAATATGTAACCAAGCAGCCTAATGGGGTGCTACACTATAGTCTTAAAGGAATTGAACATACAAACAAGGATATTATGCTTCACATGTAGAGGACAATTGTGACACCATATTGCAAATattgtgcagttctgatctcttAATTAAGGTCATAAATGCATTGGAAGGTCTACAACATATCTGTATAGGGCTTGTCTTATAGGGATAGGTGAACAGGCTTGGTTTATTTTTGTACTGGAATTTATAAGAGAGACTTGATTGAAGTAGAATAGaccctgaatggtcttgacaagagGGGATGTGGAAAGGCTGCTTTTACTTCCTGGTCAGTTCAGAACTAGGGGACAGGGTTTTAAAGTTAGTACTGATCATTAAGACAGAGACGAGATCTTTTCTCACTGTGGGTGTATGACTTTAGAACACTGCCTGAGAAGGCAGAACATGACTGCCTCCTGGAACAAACCTGCAGGCAACATTCCCCCTCACTAATGCAGATAGTCATTTAATTGTTCACCGTGATTTGAACCAGAGGAGGATGCTCTGTAAATATATCTATTCTCAATGATGTGAGAATGTAGCATGTCAGTGTTAAGATAAAAGATATTTACAGCATGTCAACATaaaatagaaatggagaggtttgCAATCATCTTTCATTCAATACACTGAATGAATAATCTTTCTTGGCCACATTCTCTTCTAGTAAGTAAGTGAATGTAACTCCAGTTTGAGTGAGCTGAGGAATTTGGTAAATGAGAGAATTCAAAGAAGTGTGGGAGGAGGTGCTGTTCTGACCTTTTACAAATAAAGACTGGTTTAAGACAGGCAACTGGAGACGGTGAATGCAAGGAGTGAAATATTTTTACACATTTATCATTTATTTTAAGAGTTTGGGTTTTGAACAAGTGGCAAGTGCGTTTTCATTTATGCATATAAAGGGGCATTGATAAAGTCTTTCTGGagcctgttatggaccagactaaacaccccccccccccgccaaaatGTATTAAGATAGCCTAGATGccaaatgttttcttatttttaaggGCAACTTGTcagattggtcaaactaccaagCTTGAGAAGCCAAAACACACTTTATActtacactatagttaaaatacaaacaaaggaaagaattggaataacttaactctattggaaaacttaacagaatggTTGATTATTTAACTACCAAACAGCAGCtcttccaatacagtaacatcccataaacacacctgtGGCAAAGGCAAGTTAAGTGAAaaagattgtctcacatgcaattgtAACAGCAGGAAGATAACCCAAGCTTTTAGCTGAGACAGAGACAAGAACAACAGCTTCCACATTCAGCTTCAAGAGCCTGGAAACTACTGAAAGTTAATTAAAATCCTAGTTTTATGGGAGCAAGACCCCAGCCGTTCATGTTGCTTATATTTTTCCAACTTATTAAATAAAAGCCCAAAGCCTCAAGCTGTTCAGTTTGCTGACTGGGAACAAACTCCCTGTCTCCTCTGTTGCAACAtctcttcatttaaaaaaaaagggcaaAATACACTTCATAAAGCCATAGATTTGTCACAGGCCATGATTTTAAACAAATGTGTGTCAAAAGGGAACTGGGCTGATTTTAGAATGTACAGATGAGTGTCTAGTCGATTAGAAACATAGTATGGCTGCTTCTGTGCTGCATCTTTTACTCCATTGTACTTATGCACAAGAATTGGCAAATTTATTAAGGCAACTCAAAGAAGCAACACTAAAAGAACAGGTCCAACAAACTGCCTTTCTAAAGAAGATCCATTTTAAACATACCTGCAAACATGCTTTTGTTATGAACATGGTGATGCTGCACTTCAGAAAAATTCAATTGATAATACAAATTATCCCTTAAACGATGGAGGTATTTTGATTTCCACCATACTAACTGTGCAACTTTCCTGGTAAAATTATTCCAAAAGCATTCTAAATAACGTATTGGAGGAAAAACATTATAGGAGGATTTTTTGAGAATCAGCATGTTGGAGTCTGCAAATAATAGGTGTGAATTATTTGTGGATTTTTTTTCGAAAACCCTGAACACATCAAGTATCTCTAGGATACCATATAGGAAAATGTTAATCAGATCTTTCTCAAAATGGAATCAAAAAGCAAAATGAAGCTAATGAAAATGCAACTTACAGATTAGTTACTGCATGGGAAATGAATACTTACTGTATTTCCTttttcttcagagaaataacaattGGTATCAGAAGTTCGTTCACAAGAGAAGTGCAACTGTGCAAGCAACGTAAATGAACACAATCTTATTTATCTAGTTGTGGTGTGGAAAGAAGGTTTGGCATAGGTAATTCATTGAATGGTATCAGTCAAGGATGTAAAAgggtgtgtttgttcatgtgcaTTTTAAAATTATTAGTTATCTGAAATGGTGGTTCATTGTAACACTTTTGAGCAATGTCTCTTAAATCCACCAGGTGCAATGAAATCAAACAGATTTTATAAAATGTTTTTTCAGCTCACAAGTGATACACTTTTCCCATTGACCTGCAAAAATAAACCCAGCTATTGGTATTAAAGTAATTTGTTTCATTGTCCCTGGTAGCAATTAGTATAAACATTACATAAAAACAACATAATATGACACCACATGGAATAAATTTCAATATAATTTTATTTATGCATTTTATGcgaaaacaaacaaacattgttCTACACAATACTTTCTTCTAAAGGTTATAGAAACATCTCCGTATTATAACATTAAGGCGTTAAATATTTTGATTCAGTGCTTCCTTGGTGTATTACAAAGCATTTTTGTTAATGAGTGCATTAACATATTGTTGAAAATGCCCCAACATTTAGAACTGCCATGTTTATAATGCTTTTCAAATTCATTTTACTATAAAGAAATTAACACAATAGAAAAGTATTTCTGATTCCTTTGCATGATCATTTTGAAACCACTGTTGTATTATTCAAAATATCTAAATAGTTTAGCGCATGTTAATATTGAATCAAAACTTTATACAAAAATATAGTAATGTTTACATGTCCCAGCATTTCAACAATTTAAGATATAAGTCAGGCTGCAGGCAGAGGCAATTCCATACCTGCATTACCTCCTTTCATAAAATGGAGATTGAGGCATAGGAGACTACAGTGGTGATGTACAATTAATATGAGCCACATATTGACAGCTTTGTTCACCACGTCACCTACTTCCAGGCATCTGTTAGTCATTACTTCACTGTCAAACAGAAAATAACTTTCCTTTATTTTGAAAACATGTGCAAAAATATTTCTGAGCACGACATCTAAAACTAATTAACTGTTTTCCTAAGTTAAGAAGCAATGCAATACAAATCACAGAAGATTAAAGTTGCTTTGCAGAGAAGAAAAGCTCCTGAACAATTTTCAGACATTGTTTCTATCCTTTatctttttcattggaaaaagaaAACTGCAACACCATCAGGTAATTGGGATTCTGGAAAATTGTTAATTTTGAAGCTAGTCCCCAGTACATAATAATATCATGAACGtctaatgtcattgaatgtaacAATTTGTGAGGACACTTAACTTACATACTGGGTATTATTACACACAAATACTAAAGGCAAATACTTTGGACCATACCTATATGCAATTTTACTTGCTTTTTCCTGAGACGCTCAACAATAATGGCACTTTCTGTGTATTTCTGCACACCAGACATCATCTACATTTCATGAAAACCTTTACTTCAATATGTACATGGTACCCAAACATAATATAATACATATCCTAGATATTTAATTCACTCACACACTTAACTTCCTGAAGTTTGTACATTTGGAAAAGTCAAAAACACATTATTCTCCCATGCAAAATGTATGCACCATTACTGCCACATCCAATGACTACATGTTGTCACTCAGAACTAAAATTAGCATAAATTTTAGTTGAACCTGAGGAAATTTGACTATGGATAATTCAATAGCGTGGATTGAATCATCTGAtcagaacttgaattcaatagaaaATCAGTTTCATCTGGCCCAAATATTCAAGATGAGCTTAGAAAACCTATCTGTACGTTATACATTTAAAATAACAAGAGTCAGTGTTAATTCATTTTTCAGAAATTTACAACACTTTTAGTTTTTGTGATGGTGTAAAgggaagaaaggaaacaaaaccttGATAGACAAGGCTCAATTCTTTCCCCATGCATTAATAATTAACAAAAGTTGAGTTTTCAATAACATTCATATTTAAAGATTAAAACCTACCACGCTCATGGTGTGATTTACCAAGAAACTGTACAGCAATGTACATCTAATACTGAATGAAGACAATAAATCCAGAAAAAATGCTGGCAGGAAAAATACAGAACCAGAAAAAGGCTAGACTGTTTAGATGTGCTGTCATTTACTTATATAAAATTGTTTTCTGATGCatgttgttttaaaaaaaatcaagtgaTAAATTAATGCTCAAAATCTGATATTTCCCCCTAGCATGACAAAAGGTCAGTTTTGGAATGTGtttcccaacccccccccccgccccgcccccaccCAAGAGTGAGGTGGatgtgaatggtggaacagacatTTCGTAGGCACATTCAGTTCAACACATCAGCAGATTAAAATTCCAATGCCTACTCTGAAACACAGCAGCAGTGGAAATGAGTACTTCATTAGTTATCTAAAAATTTACTCAAGTGTaacaaaccaattttgtattctTCTGCCTTTGTTAACAGTGTTTCCAATTAATTTCTAACTTTACATGGTTGATGAGTAATGAAGAAACAGAATAATAAAGATTGGATTCTATTATTGTAGTACAAAACATGtttgaataaaaaagaaaagttaCAAGTCTAGAAACCAGAGTTTTTACAATCGTTCTCTATCTGTTGAGGAGTATTACCCAATTTTAAACAAAAACTGATTCTTTCACTGGACTAGCACTCTTTTTAACTAGAAGCATATTAAATATAAAAAAGTGTGTGTGCATATAGGCAGATGACTTCATGTTATCCTCCATCCTTCCTAAAAAAATGCAAATGTACTTAACCTGGACCTAAAAGGAACCATATTCCCTTTTCTTTTAAGGTAAGTTTTATACCTATTTAAGTTCAGTAATGATGTGCTACTGTAAAAAGACAAACGAGTTATAATCACCAAATTTGAAGTGGCTACTTGGAATATAATAAAAGTGTCTAAATGAATATCTTACCTTCAATTATTGATTTTTTCACCCCCAAAATATTGTTTATCTACCCATTCCTAGCAACCTGTGATATTTTTAACTCTGTTTGGGAGGAGTCATAATTTCTTCATATCTTGGAGGATCCTCACTGTGTTGTGTATCATCATTAATTCTTACATTATCAGCTTGTCCAATAGCCTCATGGTAAGTTGGAGGTTGATCTGAACTTAAGTGTGTGGATGGTCCTCCAGGGAGTCCACTCCCATTGGAATAATCGATAGTCATAACCTCTGGTTGCTGCACACGTACTCGATCAAATGGACTGAGAGGATTATCATTGTAACCAAACACAACTACTGAGACATTTCTGGTGGGTTGGTTTGCTTGACTCTGTGACTGGGCATAAGCATTCTGTCGGTTATTTGCCTTTCTCACCTGACACCTCcagatagcaaagagtacaataatAATTAACAGAAGTCCTGCCATTAGAGGAGCCACGAGATATACTGATTCTATACTGACGCCAGAGGCATTTTCTTGATTGTCATTCTGATCCTTAATGTAGTTTGTCCAAAATTCATTCTGGAAAAGAAAACGCTCATTAAACAGATGCACACCATTTTAAACATTGTTCAACATAATGTATCTTCCATAAGTAACATCAAGTCTACAGATATCAGTAAAAATATAACTTGACCACTTAATTTTAACCAAATGCTGGTTGTTAGGAGTAATGAATCTATAATAAGGTAAAATAATTCTAATCAGTAATGAATTGCAGCAGTTCCTTTTGTAAAAAGATAGGAATGCAGTAAACCAGCAAGTATTTCCTGTATTTCAGACAGAACCTTTGAACAAAATTGTTTTTTCCAATAGGTAGCTGCAGTGAACCTATGAACAGAACTTGGAACAGATTCACATGTTGAACAATCTGTACAAGGACAGGAAACAAAGGAGATGTTTCATATGGTACTTGTATCCATAAATTACATAGATTGATCCATTATTGCACTGTTTGTTACAAGACAGACAGTAGTAAATTTTTAACTGCATCAATGAGAACACACTTGAaaaattgcattcagttctggttgcctcattataggaaggatgtggagagtgtgcagaggagatccaTTTACCAGGAttatgcctggactggagggcaggccttatgaagaaaggttggagggagctagggcttttctcatttgagtgaagaaagttgagaggtgattgATAGAGGTATCCAAGatgatgaaaggcatagatagagtggatagccagagactttatcCCAGGACAGAAATAGCTATCACGAAGGGGCataaattttaaggtgattggaaggcGGCTTAGGGGAGTTGCCAGAGGTAGATTTTtatacagagtgtggtgggtacatgcaatgcactgccagcggtaatagtagag is a genomic window containing:
- the prrg1 gene encoding transmembrane gamma-carboxyglutamic acid protein 1; the encoded protein is MQSVFLLQHEANSALRRMRRKNGFLEEIKQGNLERECWEEVCTYEEAREAFENNERTNEFWTNYIKDQNDNQENASGVSIESVYLVAPLMAGLLLIIIVLFAIWRCQVRKANNRQNAYAQSQSQANQPTRNVSVVVFGYNDNPLSPFDRVRVQQPEVMTIDYSNGSGLPGGPSTHLSSDQPPTYHEAIGQADNVRINDDTQHSEDPPRYEEIMTPPKQS